One region of Culex pipiens pallens isolate TS chromosome 2, TS_CPP_V2, whole genome shotgun sequence genomic DNA includes:
- the LOC120414041 gene encoding integumentary mucin C.1-like isoform X1, translated as MKVTFGRYFISNAASVLSSSTGSAMKIRQLVGLSAVLAIGVQWVRGQNCVGTGTDFMCPDPQGSLEVYVRHETYCNRFYKCIEGKPVEGRCPAGSYFNPVENLCCPDESLCYRSQPCVAPVEGCQGCVNKLIPTGVDPSEFFVCNCDGTGEGRKCPWAFDACSRTNVTLVFVNGRCQNPNAAGATTVEPASTTTVAPSSTTEASTTTAEPTTTTAASTTADSTTEASSTTEASTTEVTTTVAPAKRKK; from the exons ATGAAAGTCACGTTCGGACGGTATTTTATAAGTAACGCAGCATCGGTCCTCAGCTCTAGTACGGGTTCAG CTATGAAGATTCGGCAGCTAGTGGGGCTGAGTGCGGTGCTGGCCATCGGAGTTCAGTGGGTTCGCGGTCAAAACTGCGTCGGAACCGGTACCGATTTCATGTGTCCAGATCCGCAGGGATCGCTCGAGGTGTACGTGCGGCACGAGACCTACTGCAACCGGTTCTACAAGTGCATCGAGGGCAAGCCCGTCGAGGGTCGATGCCCCGCCGGCAGTTACTTTAACCCAGTGGAGAACCTGTGCTGTCCGGATGAGTCCCTCTGCTATCGATCTCAACCGTGTGTGGCTCCGGTCGAGGGTTGCCAAGGCTGCGTCAACAAGCTGATCCCAACCGGAGTCGATCCGTCCGAGTTCTTTGTGTGCAACTGTGACGGAACCGGTGAAGGTCGCAAGTGTCCGTGGGCGTTCGATGCCTGTTCCAGGACAAACGTGACGCTAGTCTTTGTCAACGGACGCTGCCAGAATCCGAACGCGGCTGGAGCAACCACGGTGGAACCGGCTTCCACAACCACGGTAGCCCCGAGCTCGACGACTGAAGCTTCGACTACCACGGCggagccgacgacgacgacagctGCGTCTACGACGGCTGATTCTACGACGGAGGCAAGTTCGACTACGGAGGCATCTACGACAGAAGTGACCACGACGGTGGCGCCTGCCAAGCGGAAAAAGTAA
- the LOC120414041 gene encoding integumentary mucin C.1-like isoform X2 — MKVTFGRYFISNAASVLSSTMKIRQLVGLSAVLAIGVQWVRGQNCVGTGTDFMCPDPQGSLEVYVRHETYCNRFYKCIEGKPVEGRCPAGSYFNPVENLCCPDESLCYRSQPCVAPVEGCQGCVNKLIPTGVDPSEFFVCNCDGTGEGRKCPWAFDACSRTNVTLVFVNGRCQNPNAAGATTVEPASTTTVAPSSTTEASTTTAEPTTTTAASTTADSTTEASSTTEASTTEVTTTVAPAKRKK, encoded by the exons ATGAAAGTCACGTTCGGACGGTATTTTATAAGTAACGCAGCATCGGTCCTCAGCTCTA CTATGAAGATTCGGCAGCTAGTGGGGCTGAGTGCGGTGCTGGCCATCGGAGTTCAGTGGGTTCGCGGTCAAAACTGCGTCGGAACCGGTACCGATTTCATGTGTCCAGATCCGCAGGGATCGCTCGAGGTGTACGTGCGGCACGAGACCTACTGCAACCGGTTCTACAAGTGCATCGAGGGCAAGCCCGTCGAGGGTCGATGCCCCGCCGGCAGTTACTTTAACCCAGTGGAGAACCTGTGCTGTCCGGATGAGTCCCTCTGCTATCGATCTCAACCGTGTGTGGCTCCGGTCGAGGGTTGCCAAGGCTGCGTCAACAAGCTGATCCCAACCGGAGTCGATCCGTCCGAGTTCTTTGTGTGCAACTGTGACGGAACCGGTGAAGGTCGCAAGTGTCCGTGGGCGTTCGATGCCTGTTCCAGGACAAACGTGACGCTAGTCTTTGTCAACGGACGCTGCCAGAATCCGAACGCGGCTGGAGCAACCACGGTGGAACCGGCTTCCACAACCACGGTAGCCCCGAGCTCGACGACTGAAGCTTCGACTACCACGGCggagccgacgacgacgacagctGCGTCTACGACGGCTGATTCTACGACGGAGGCAAGTTCGACTACGGAGGCATCTACGACAGAAGTGACCACGACGGTGGCGCCTGCCAAGCGGAAAAAGTAA
- the LOC120414041 gene encoding integumentary mucin C.1-like isoform X3: MKIRQLVGLSAVLAIGVQWVRGQNCVGTGTDFMCPDPQGSLEVYVRHETYCNRFYKCIEGKPVEGRCPAGSYFNPVENLCCPDESLCYRSQPCVAPVEGCQGCVNKLIPTGVDPSEFFVCNCDGTGEGRKCPWAFDACSRTNVTLVFVNGRCQNPNAAGATTVEPASTTTVAPSSTTEASTTTAEPTTTTAASTTADSTTEASSTTEASTTEVTTTVAPAKRKK; encoded by the coding sequence ATGAAGATTCGGCAGCTAGTGGGGCTGAGTGCGGTGCTGGCCATCGGAGTTCAGTGGGTTCGCGGTCAAAACTGCGTCGGAACCGGTACCGATTTCATGTGTCCAGATCCGCAGGGATCGCTCGAGGTGTACGTGCGGCACGAGACCTACTGCAACCGGTTCTACAAGTGCATCGAGGGCAAGCCCGTCGAGGGTCGATGCCCCGCCGGCAGTTACTTTAACCCAGTGGAGAACCTGTGCTGTCCGGATGAGTCCCTCTGCTATCGATCTCAACCGTGTGTGGCTCCGGTCGAGGGTTGCCAAGGCTGCGTCAACAAGCTGATCCCAACCGGAGTCGATCCGTCCGAGTTCTTTGTGTGCAACTGTGACGGAACCGGTGAAGGTCGCAAGTGTCCGTGGGCGTTCGATGCCTGTTCCAGGACAAACGTGACGCTAGTCTTTGTCAACGGACGCTGCCAGAATCCGAACGCGGCTGGAGCAACCACGGTGGAACCGGCTTCCACAACCACGGTAGCCCCGAGCTCGACGACTGAAGCTTCGACTACCACGGCggagccgacgacgacgacagctGCGTCTACGACGGCTGATTCTACGACGGAGGCAAGTTCGACTACGGAGGCATCTACGACAGAAGTGACCACGACGGTGGCGCCTGCCAAGCGGAAAAAGTAA